Proteins encoded by one window of Bacillota bacterium LX-D:
- the whiA gene encoding DNA-binding protein WhiA, which produces MSFSSKAKNDLARILPEKRCCQLAEMLALIRMDGTIQISSDQNVAVQLKTENAAVARKFIILGKQLFQLVLNIAVQRKTRLKKNNVYIVKIPPQEKAKDILQSLGIKIMGQSAQIDWNVGTLSKKCCCRAYLRGAFLGGGSVSNPEGTYHLEIISRDDFHVKLLCEMMESLQMEPKVSRRKQWYVIYLKESEQIINFLNIIGAYSALLDFENARILKDMRNRVNRLVNCETANLNKTVDAGMRQVDNIRYLISRIGYAGLPDSLQEVARLRLENPEASLKELGELLVPPVSKSGINHRLRRLEKMVEKMRK; this is translated from the coding sequence ATGTCTTTTTCATCAAAGGCAAAAAATGATTTAGCTAGAATCTTACCTGAAAAAAGATGCTGCCAGCTAGCGGAAATGCTGGCTTTGATTAGAATGGATGGAACTATTCAGATTAGTTCTGATCAAAATGTAGCCGTGCAATTAAAAACGGAAAATGCAGCAGTGGCCAGAAAGTTTATTATTTTAGGCAAGCAGCTTTTTCAGTTGGTTTTGAATATAGCCGTACAGCGGAAAACACGGTTGAAAAAAAATAATGTTTACATAGTGAAGATACCACCTCAAGAAAAAGCCAAGGATATTCTACAGTCCTTAGGCATTAAAATAATGGGACAAAGTGCCCAAATAGATTGGAACGTAGGTACTCTTTCCAAAAAATGCTGCTGCCGTGCTTATCTCCGGGGAGCTTTTTTAGGAGGAGGTTCTGTTAGTAATCCTGAGGGTACGTATCATTTGGAGATTATTTCCCGTGATGATTTTCATGTGAAGTTATTATGTGAAATGATGGAAAGTTTACAAATGGAACCAAAAGTCAGCCGCCGCAAACAATGGTATGTGATTTATCTTAAGGAAAGCGAGCAAATTATTAACTTTTTAAATATTATTGGGGCATATTCTGCTTTGCTAGATTTTGAAAACGCTCGGATTTTAAAAGATATGCGCAACCGGGTTAATCGGTTAGTTAATTGTGAAACTGCCAATTTGAATAAAACAGTTGATGCAGGAATGCGGCAGGTAGATAATATTCGCTACCTAATTTCTAGAATTGGTTATGCTGGTTTGCCAGATTCCCTACAGGAGGTGGCCCGCCTAAGGTTGGAAAACCCTGAGGCCAGCTTAAAGGAACTGGGGGAATTGCTGGTTCCTCCAGTTAGTAAATCAGGAATTAACCATCGCTTACGCAGATTGGAAAAGATGGTTGAAAAAATGCGAAAATAG
- a CDS encoding YvcK family protein, which produces MLSWFKWLYPGLKVKRWLFLAFCGLLLLIAGLSVLDDAALLGVLLKAVVKVTYSYWGSPFSWWTGLLLMSLGVIFVVLGFKNVINSLFNTLLPENEDRLVEIIYQRRSLKKGPKVVAIGGGTGLPNMLRGLKVYTSNITAIVTVADDGGSSGRLRGEFGILAPGDIRNCLVALADTETLLERVLNYRFDQGEGLAGHSMGNLLLAALIDLTGSFEQSIRELSRVLAIRGKVLPATLDYAVLSAEFADGSIVEGESNIPKVGKKIKRVFLSPDSCSALPQAVEAIREAEVVVLGPGSLYTSIIPNLLVKDIADALRETKAPIIYVCNIMTQPGETEACTAAGHLRAIIEHLGEGIVDYIVVNTGSIPNSLLKKYSVEGSRPVLVDKRTIEKMGVKVIGDKLVNSVDFIRHDQDRLARLIIKKTFWKRKI; this is translated from the coding sequence ATGTTGAGCTGGTTCAAGTGGCTTTATCCCGGCCTTAAAGTTAAACGCTGGCTGTTTTTGGCTTTCTGTGGTCTGCTTTTGCTGATTGCTGGCCTGTCAGTGCTGGATGACGCTGCCTTACTGGGAGTTTTATTAAAGGCAGTTGTCAAAGTAACCTATAGTTACTGGGGTAGTCCTTTTTCCTGGTGGACAGGTTTATTATTAATGTCCTTAGGTGTTATTTTTGTGGTTCTTGGTTTTAAAAATGTGATCAATTCTTTGTTTAATACACTTTTACCAGAGAATGAAGACCGGCTAGTAGAGATTATTTATCAACGGCGCAGCTTAAAAAAAGGTCCGAAGGTAGTGGCTATTGGCGGCGGCACAGGATTACCTAATATGCTCAGAGGCTTAAAAGTTTATACCAGCAATATTACCGCCATTGTTACTGTGGCTGATGATGGAGGAAGTTCAGGCCGGTTAAGAGGAGAATTTGGTATTTTAGCACCAGGTGACATTAGAAACTGCTTAGTTGCTTTAGCTGATACGGAAACTTTACTTGAAAGGGTTTTGAATTATCGTTTTGACCAAGGTGAAGGTTTAGCAGGCCACAGTATGGGCAATTTGCTCTTAGCAGCTTTAATTGACTTAACAGGCAGCTTTGAACAGTCTATTCGAGAACTAAGCCGGGTTTTAGCTATTAGGGGAAAGGTGTTACCTGCAACTTTAGATTATGCCGTACTAAGCGCTGAGTTTGCAGATGGCAGCATTGTGGAAGGGGAAAGCAATATTCCAAAGGTAGGGAAAAAAATTAAGAGAGTCTTTTTATCCCCCGATTCCTGTTCTGCTTTGCCCCAAGCTGTGGAAGCTATTCGAGAGGCAGAAGTAGTTGTTTTAGGCCCGGGAAGCCTTTATACGAGTATTATTCCCAACTTATTAGTCAAGGATATTGCTGATGCTTTGCGGGAAACGAAGGCACCCATAATTTATGTGTGCAATATTATGACCCAGCCGGGAGAAACTGAAGCTTGTACAGCTGCAGGCCATCTACGAGCGATTATTGAGCACTTGGGAGAGGGCATTGTTGATTATATTGTTGTCAATACAGGCTCCATACCTAATTCATTGTTGAAAAAATACAGCGTAGAAGGCTCTAGACCTGTATTAGTTGATAAAAGGACCATCGAAAAAATGGGGGTTAAAGTTATCGGAGATAAATTAGTCAATTCCGTTGATTTTATTCGACATGACCAGGATCGTTTAGCCCGGTTGATTATTAAAAAAACATTCTGGAAGCGAAAAATTTAG